CAAATGAACGCCTTATCAAGAGTGGATGGCACTCTTCATAACGAGCTAATGCAAATGCAAGCGCAAATCGCTTCAAAATCTGCTGAATATCGAAAAGTTCTAGATAAATACCAATCAGTAAAAACTGGTCTCGATAGTTTCAGGCCAGATCCATTCATTCGTCAAATCGTTGATCCGACGTTACCGGAAAGACCATTTGCACCGAGTAAATCTTTGAATGTGGCTATTGCTATGACCATTGGTCTATTGGCAGGAGTAGGAATTGTGGTTTTCCGTGAGTACTGGAAGAACTCTGCACCGGTAAAATAGGATATTAGAAAGAAGGTTCTGAAATTGGGTTACAAATTACGATACCTTACATTTTTTATACTCGACTCAGCAATCGTACTTTCTGCAATATTCATGAGTTATTATTTGCTTCATCCAACGATTCCTGTATTTTCAGACACGATGATATTGTTAAGTGCAATTACTCTACTTATTAGTCACCACATTGCAGCTTATTTTTTTCACTTATACGATAGAGTTTGGAGTGTAGCCTCTGTCCGTGAGTTATTTATTATTGGACTAGCAGTTACAATTTCCGTAGCTGCCGCGAGTGGTATGCAATATCTTATTAAGAATGATATCTATTTTAGGATCATGGCGATTACATGGATGCTTCATATAATTATGATTGGTGGCTCTCGATTTTTTCTACGATTAATTAAAGATCGTGAATCATTTATAAATCACGTGGATAAAAGAAGGGTTCTCATTGTTGGAGCTGGTAAAGCTGGGACAATGCTTGCAAGAAATCTCCAACGTGCTAAAAATCCAGAGCATTTGCCGGTTGCTTTTGTAGATGATGACCCGAGAAAGCAGTACTTAAAAATTATGAATATAACAGTTCAGGGAAAAACAAAAGATATCGAGAAACTTGTGGAAAAAAAGAAAATTACGGACATTATTATCGCAATCCCATCACTTGGACGAATGGGGATAAGTAGCATTTATGAAAGATGTGCGAAAACGGGTGTGAAAGTAAAAATCATGCCCAAGATTGAAGACGTCATGACAGGAAAAATCTCGGTAAACGATATGCGTGATGTTAATATCGAGGATCTACTTGGTCGTGAAGAAGTGCAGCTTGATTTAAAAGCAATAGCAGATAAGTTAACGAACAAAACAATTCTTGTTACAGGTGCAGGCGGATCTATCGGTTCAGAAATTTGTCGGCAAGTACTTGAATTTCGACCGAAGCAATTGCTTCTCCTCGGTCATGGCGAAAGTTCAATTTATAATACAGACATGGAATTGAGAAAAAAGTTTACTAAGAATACGAATATCATTCCCATCATTGCTGATGTTCAAGATCGAGAACGTATTTTTGATATAATTGATCAATATAAACCTGATGTTATTTACCATGCCGCAGCACATAAACATGTCCCACTAATGGAAGCGAACCCGATGGAAGCAGTCAAAAACAACATATTTGGAACTAAAAACATCGCGGAAGCCGCAGACATGTTTAGCGTATCGCATTTTGTACTTGTGTCAACAGACAAAGCCGTCAACCCTCCAAACATCATGGGTGCAACAAAACGTTTTGCTGAAATGATTGTCCAAAATCTTGCAAAAACCAGCGAAACCAAGTTTGCCGCAGTTCGGTTTGGAAATGTTTTAGGATCTCGTGGCAGTGTTGTACCATTATTTAAACAGCAAATAGCACAAGGTGGTCCAGTAACCGTGACAGACCCTGAAATGACACGTTACTTTATGACAATCCCAGAAGCCTCTAGGCTCGTAATCCAAGCGGGTACCTTGGCAATGGGCGGCGAAGTGTTCGTCCTAGACATGGGCGAGCCGGTAAAAATCATAGATCTGGCGAAGAACTTAATTAGGCTGTCAGGGTATAGGGAAGAAGAAATTGAGATTAAATTCTCTGGTATTCGGCCTGGTGAGAAGCTGTATGAAGAGCTTCTGAATGAAAGTGAACGGCAAAGTGAATATGTTTATCCGAAGATTTATGTTGGGAAAGCTACACCAATAAGTGAGTTAGAGATGGAGTACGTATTGGATAAATTGCTTGGTATGGAGATATATGAGTTGAAGGCTACGCTTATAGGTATTGCGAATCGGAAGGTTCCAGAAGTTAAGAGTAAGTTGCTGTTGTTCGAAACGGAATATTCTTAATTAATTTGGTGTTTTATGAATGTTTTCTACTAAAGAAATTTTCGGGACACAAGGGATACAAGCAGCCACTTTACTTCTAGGTTTTGACTGCTGAAGTTATAGAATAGAAGAGAGGTGGCATTTTTAATATGAATATCTTATTAGTTACCTTGGCGTATCCAGAAGATGAAAAACAAACTAATTTATATACAGATTTAATGTCAGAGTTCAAAAAAAATGGGCACGATATTACAGTTGTATGTCAGAGGGAGAGAAGACATAAAAAGCAGACTGAAATAACTCCTCACCAGACCATTCCCGTTTTGAGAGTACGAACAGGAAATATTACTAAAACGAATATAATAGAAAAAGGTATTAGTACGTTACTTTTAGAAGCCCAATTTATTAAAGCAATAAAAAAACATTTGAGAAATAAAAAATTTGATCTTGTTTTATATTCGACTCCACCAATAACGTTGGAGAAGGTAATTAGATTTTTAAAAGTTAATCAGGAATCCATGACCTATTTGTTGTTAAAAGACATTTTCCCTCAAAATGCGGTCGATATTGGTTTATTACAGGAAAACAGTATTATCCATAAGTATTTTAAGAAGAAAGAAAAAGCACTTTATAATTTAAGTGATGTTATAGGTTGTATGTCTGAAGGTAATAAACAATTCTTAATTAAACATAATCCTGAAATTGATAAAAGGAAGGTAGAAGTAAACCCCAACACAATAATACCTACAATTATGAAAACAATATCTCCTCATAGCAAAATTAGAGAACAATTTAATATACCTCAAGATGCGCTTTTCTTTATTTATGGTGGTAATTTAGGTAAACCACAAGGCATTGACTTTCTGATAAGTTCTCTGAATATGTATAAAAATCATGAGGACATATTCTTTCTAATTGTTGGTTCAGGGACAGAATATACAAAGATACAAAAATTCTTGGAAATGAATAAGCCTATGAATATTAGGCTTGAAGCTTATATGCCAAAAGAGCAATACGATGAAGTAGTACGTGCTGCTGACATAGGTTTGATTTATTTAGATGAGCGTTTTACAATTCCAAATATCCCTTCAAGATTGACTGCATATATGGATAATTCAATACCAGTTCTAGCTGTTGCCGATAAAAATACTGACTTGAAAGATATAATTCATGATGCACGGTGCGGATATTACACGCCTTCGGGAAATGAAATATTATTTAAAGAAACAATTGAAAAGATAAAGAATGAAAGAGAATCTTTAAAAAATCTTGGGGAAAATGGTCGTCAATATTTAGAACATTACTTCCATGTTTCAAGATCATATGAAAAGATTATGAAACATTTTAACAGATAGGATGGGTTTTATGTTTACAAATAAAACATTACTTATTACAGGCGGCACGGGTTCATTTGGAAATGCAGTAATGGAACGTTTTTTATATACTGATGTAAAAGAAATTCGTATCTTTTCACGAGATGAAAAAAAGCAAGACGACATGCGTAAATTATATAATAATAACAAGTTGAAATTCTATATTGGAGATGTACGAGATCTTGCTAGCGTAAAGTATGCAATGAATGGTGTAGACTATGTTTTTCACGCCGCGGCACTAAAGCAAGTCCCTTCTTGCGAGTTTTTTCCGATGGAAGCTGTGAAAACAAATGTTCTTGGGACTGAAAATGTGTTAAATGCATCAATTGAATTCGGTGTGAAAAAAGTAATTTGCCTTTCAACGGATAAAGCAGCATACCCAATTAATGCAATGGGGATTTCTAAAGCAATGATGGAAAAAGTATTTGTGGCAAAAGCGAAAACTGTTTCTCCCGAAAAAACTCTTATTTGTGGAACAAGATATGGAAATGTTATGGCATCCCGTGGTTCAGTCATACCACTCTTTGTAGAACAAATTAAAACTGGGAAGCCACTGACAATTACAGATCCAGATATGACAAGATTTCTAATGAGTTTAGAAGAAGCGGTTGAACTCGTTGTTTTTGCTTTTGAGAATGCTAATACTGGCGATATAATGGTGCAAAAATCTCCAGCTTCGACAATTGCTGATTTAGCACAAGCAGTAAAAGAAATCTTTAATGCAGATAATGAACTCAAAATCATTGGTACACGTCATGGAGAAAAGCTATTTGAAACTTTACTTACGAGGGAAGAACATGTAGTTGCAGAAGACCTAAAAGGCTTCTACAGAGTACCTGCAGATAATCGTGATCTGAACTATGATAAATACTTCAAGGAAGGTAATGAAAAACTTTCTACGGATGAAGAATATAATTCGCACAATACATATCGACTTTCAATCGAGCAAATTAAAGGCAAGCTTTTAGAACTTCCTTATATACAGAGTGAATTGAAAGGATGGAATAACAAGTGAAAATACTTGTAACTGGTGCAGGAGGGTTCCTCGGTAAAAATCTAGTTGCTGAGCTGAAAAATCAGGGGTATGAAGATTTACTTTTGTATACAAGAAATCAGACAAAAGATGATTTGGAAGCATATACAAAAGAATGTGAATTTGTTTATCACTTAGCTGGAGTTAATAGAACTAAAAATGAAAAGGAGTTCATGGCTGGAAACTATGATTTAACTTCCGAGTTGTTAAAGTTTCTGAAAAAACATAATAACAAATCGCCGGTACTTATCACTTCTTCTATTCAGGCCGTTAAGGATAATCCATATGGGATAAGCAAAAAAGCTGGAGAGAATTTAGTTTTCAAACACTCCGAAGAAACAGGTTCAAAAGTATATGTTTATAGACTTCCTAACCTATTCGGGAAGTGGAGCAAACCAAACTACAACACGGTTGTTGCAACATATTGTTACAATATCGCTAGAGGTCTAGATATTCAGGTTAATAATCCAGACGCAGAACTTACCCTGTCCTATATAGATGATGTTTTAGAGGAGTTTATAAAAGCATTAAAGGGAACCCCATCAATAATAGATAACTATTGTTATGTACCAATAACACATTCAATTAACCTTGGTGATCTGGCAAGGATAGTAAAAAGTTTCAAAGAAACTCGTAATAAATTGAGTATTCCCGATATGGATGATGCGTTAACTAAGAAGCTTTACAGTACTTATTTAAGTTTTTTACGAGAAGATGATTTCTCCTATGCTTTGAAGATGAATAAGGATCAACGAGGTTCTTTTACTGAATTTATTCGAACGCCTGATAGAGGGCAAGTATCAGTTAATATATCCAAACCAGGAATTACAAAAGGGAACCACTGGCATCATACTAAAAATGAAAAGTTTCTAGTCGTTAGTGGAGAAGGACTAATAAGATTTAGGGAAATAGATTCTAATGAAGTTATTGAATACAGAGTGAATGGAGAAAAGCTTGAAGTTATAGATATACCCACTGGATACACTCACTCTATAGTAAACGTAGGAAAAACTGACTTAGTAACGGTAATGTGGGTAAATGAATGTTTCGACCCCGACAAACCAGACACATTTTATTTGGAGGTTTAAATTTAATGGAGAAGTTAAAAGTAATGACGATAGTAGGTACCAGACCTGAAATAATTAGATTATCGGAAACTATAAAAGCATGTGATAAATACTTTAATCATGTGCTTGTTCATACAGGGCAAAACTGGGATTACACATTAAATGAGGTTTTTTTTGAAGAGCTTGGTCTTCGGCAACCGGATCACTACTTAAATGCTGTTGGCGAACATTTAGGAGAAACGATGGGAAATATCATTGCTAAATCTTATGAGGTATTAAAGCAGGAAAAACCTGATGCATTACTAATATTAGGAGATACTAATAGTTGTATGTCTGCGGTTTCCGCTAAACGCTTAAAAATCCCTATTTTCCATATGGAAGCGGGAAACCGATGTTTTGATCAGAATGTGCCAGAAGAAATCAATCGAAAAATAGTAGATCATATTTCTGATATAAATTTACCATATACGGAGCATAGCCGAAGATATCTTCTGTCGGAAGGTATTCGTAAAGAGCATATATTTGTGACTGGCTCACCCATGACAGAAGTGTTAAATAAGAATATGCAGGCAATCAAGAATAGCAAGATTCTTAGTGAGTTAGAACTTGAAAAAGGAAAGTATATTCTCATCTCTGCACACCGTGAAGAGAATATTGATAATGAGCGAAATTTTCTATCATTGATGAATACTGTTAATAATATTGCAGAAAGCTATAAAATCCCTATTATATATTCTACACACCCGCGAAGCTGGAAAAAAATAGAGGAAATGGGTTATGAATTTCATCCGCTAGTTAGACAGTTGAAACCATTTGGTTTTTTTGATTATAATCATCTTCAGCTAAATTCTTTTATAGTTTTGTCTGACAGTGGGACTTTATCTGAAGAATCAGCCATTCTTGGTTTTCCTGGGGTACTAATTAGAACTTCTACTGAACGACCAGAAGTTCTTGATAAGGGAACAATAGTAATCGGGGGAATCAAGGAAATAGAATGCATACAAGCAGTCAATTTATGTCGAACTATGTGGGAAAATCAAGAAAAGACATATTTGGCTAATGATTATAAAGATGAGAATGTTTCTGTGAAAGTTATAAAAATTATTCAAAGTTATACTGGGATTATAAATTCAGATATTTGGAGAAAAAATGATTAGTATAATAATACCGTTATATAATGTTGAAGATTATATTATAAGTTGTCTAGAGTCTTTGGAAGCCCAAACATATAAAAATTATGAATTAATTATAGTTAATGATGGATCAACTGACAATTCCTATCTATTAGTGCAAGAATATGTAAAAAGAACTAATATGAATGTACTTTTATTAAGCCAAAAAAACGCAGGTGTAAGTTCAGCACGCAATAAGGGCCTGGAATACGCTAAGGGAGAATATGTATGTTTTATAGATGCTGATGACATAGTAGACAATAAGTATCTTGAAATAATGCTTACTCTTTGTTGTAAAGCTAGTTGTGATTTAATTATTTGTGGTCTTAGATCTGTACCTGAAGAATTTCGAGAAAATGAAAATAAAATTATCGCTAATACCGACAAGACCTTGATAATGGATACTCAGGAAGCCCTAAAAAGCTTCCTATACAAGAAAATAAATTGTGGAATGGGTTCCTTTTTGGTAAGAAAAGAAATTCTTTCTGATAATAATGTGAATTTTTCTGTGGGATTTAGGTACAGTGAAGATCAAGAGTTAATTTGGAAAATGATTAATCATTCAAAAAGAATTGCTTATAATGAAGTTGAATTATATTTTTATAGAATGCGAAAGAACTCAGCTATGAGTATTATCGATAGTAAGAGAACAGATGGATTAAAGTTAATGGAAAGGTTAGAAGTTTATTTTAGAGATTATAATCCTGTTTTTTACGAGGAGTTTAGAAAGTTTGGAATTGCGAGATGGGTTTGGGCAACTACATGGCAGGCTGCGTTGGGAAGTGATGACTTTAAAAATTTTAAGTTCTATATAGATAGACTTAATGCAAGTATTTATTTCAAGAAATTATTATTATTTCCCGATAAGAAGGTGAAGCTTAGTAGTTTATTATATATTATCTCACCAAAAATATATTATTATAGTGTAAAATTTATTCTTCCGAAAGTTTTTGATGTTCGGAGTGCTGTTTTGAGTAAAACCTAGTTAATCGTAACAAAGTATTTCAAACAAATATTTATAGAAAAAATGGTTGGAATTAAGCGAGGTAATATAATTGGAATTATTGTTTATCGGTGTGGCATGTACAGAAAGTACATTAATTGAAAGTAACAATAAATATTATAACGGTGTGCCACAACTACGACCGCAGCAATATTTCGACTTGGATTTAGTCTCTGGAATATCAGAAAAATGCGATGTGCATGCTCTTTCTCTCCCCCCAGTAGCAACCTATCCGAAGTCAACCTGTCTAATTTATCCTAATAAGAAGGAAAAGATCTCTGAATCTCTTAAAATAAATTATATATCCCTTATTAATTTGCCTATCATTAAGACTATCATTATCATGATAAATGTCCTCTTAAAGACTTTAATATATGTATTCAAAAATCGAAAAAGAGAACGAGTTATCTTGTGCGGTTATGTATCTTTTGAAACTTCCCTTCCCGCTTTACTGATTGCAAAATTCACCAACACT
The sequence above is drawn from the Sporosarcina luteola genome and encodes:
- a CDS encoding polysaccharide biosynthesis C-terminal domain-containing protein; translation: MKILVTGAGGFLGKNLVAELKNQGYEDLLLYTRNQTKDDLEAYTKECEFVYHLAGVNRTKNEKEFMAGNYDLTSELLKFLKKHNNKSPVLITSSIQAVKDNPYGISKKAGENLVFKHSEETGSKVYVYRLPNLFGKWSKPNYNTVVATYCYNIARGLDIQVNNPDAELTLSYIDDVLEEFIKALKGTPSIIDNYCYVPITHSINLGDLARIVKSFKETRNKLSIPDMDDALTKKLYSTYLSFLREDDFSYALKMNKDQRGSFTEFIRTPDRGQVSVNISKPGITKGNHWHHTKNEKFLVVSGEGLIRFREIDSNEVIEYRVNGEKLEVIDIPTGYTHSIVNVGKTDLVTVMWVNECFDPDKPDTFYLEV
- the wecB gene encoding non-hydrolyzing UDP-N-acetylglucosamine 2-epimerase, coding for MEKLKVMTIVGTRPEIIRLSETIKACDKYFNHVLVHTGQNWDYTLNEVFFEELGLRQPDHYLNAVGEHLGETMGNIIAKSYEVLKQEKPDALLILGDTNSCMSAVSAKRLKIPIFHMEAGNRCFDQNVPEEINRKIVDHISDINLPYTEHSRRYLLSEGIRKEHIFVTGSPMTEVLNKNMQAIKNSKILSELELEKGKYILISAHREENIDNERNFLSLMNTVNNIAESYKIPIIYSTHPRSWKKIEEMGYEFHPLVRQLKPFGFFDYNHLQLNSFIVLSDSGTLSEESAILGFPGVLIRTSTERPEVLDKGTIVIGGIKEIECIQAVNLCRTMWENQEKTYLANDYKDENVSVKVIKIIQSYTGIINSDIWRKND
- a CDS encoding glycosyltransferase family 2 protein; protein product: MISIIIPLYNVEDYIISCLESLEAQTYKNYELIIVNDGSTDNSYLLVQEYVKRTNMNVLLLSQKNAGVSSARNKGLEYAKGEYVCFIDADDIVDNKYLEIMLTLCCKASCDLIICGLRSVPEEFRENENKIIANTDKTLIMDTQEALKSFLYKKINCGMGSFLVRKEILSDNNVNFSVGFRYSEDQELIWKMINHSKRIAYNEVELYFYRMRKNSAMSIIDSKRTDGLKLMERLEVYFRDYNPVFYEEFRKFGIARWVWATTWQAALGSDDFKNFKFYIDRLNASIYFKKLLLFPDKKVKLSSLLYIISPKIYYYSVKFILPKVFDVRSAVLSKT
- a CDS encoding polysaccharide biosynthesis protein — translated: MFTNKTLLITGGTGSFGNAVMERFLYTDVKEIRIFSRDEKKQDDMRKLYNNNKLKFYIGDVRDLASVKYAMNGVDYVFHAAALKQVPSCEFFPMEAVKTNVLGTENVLNASIEFGVKKVICLSTDKAAYPINAMGISKAMMEKVFVAKAKTVSPEKTLICGTRYGNVMASRGSVIPLFVEQIKTGKPLTITDPDMTRFLMSLEEAVELVVFAFENANTGDIMVQKSPASTIADLAQAVKEIFNADNELKIIGTRHGEKLFETLLTREEHVVAEDLKGFYRVPADNRDLNYDKYFKEGNEKLSTDEEYNSHNTYRLSIEQIKGKLLELPYIQSELKGWNNK
- a CDS encoding glycosyltransferase family 4 protein → MNILLVTLAYPEDEKQTNLYTDLMSEFKKNGHDITVVCQRERRHKKQTEITPHQTIPVLRVRTGNITKTNIIEKGISTLLLEAQFIKAIKKHLRNKKFDLVLYSTPPITLEKVIRFLKVNQESMTYLLLKDIFPQNAVDIGLLQENSIIHKYFKKKEKALYNLSDVIGCMSEGNKQFLIKHNPEIDKRKVEVNPNTIIPTIMKTISPHSKIREQFNIPQDALFFIYGGNLGKPQGIDFLISSLNMYKNHEDIFFLIVGSGTEYTKIQKFLEMNKPMNIRLEAYMPKEQYDEVVRAADIGLIYLDERFTIPNIPSRLTAYMDNSIPVLAVADKNTDLKDIIHDARCGYYTPSGNEILFKETIEKIKNERESLKNLGENGRQYLEHYFHVSRSYEKIMKHFNR
- a CDS encoding polysaccharide biosynthesis protein, with protein sequence MGYKLRYLTFFILDSAIVLSAIFMSYYLLHPTIPVFSDTMILLSAITLLISHHIAAYFFHLYDRVWSVASVRELFIIGLAVTISVAAASGMQYLIKNDIYFRIMAITWMLHIIMIGGSRFFLRLIKDRESFINHVDKRRVLIVGAGKAGTMLARNLQRAKNPEHLPVAFVDDDPRKQYLKIMNITVQGKTKDIEKLVEKKKITDIIIAIPSLGRMGISSIYERCAKTGVKVKIMPKIEDVMTGKISVNDMRDVNIEDLLGREEVQLDLKAIADKLTNKTILVTGAGGSIGSEICRQVLEFRPKQLLLLGHGESSIYNTDMELRKKFTKNTNIIPIIADVQDRERIFDIIDQYKPDVIYHAAAHKHVPLMEANPMEAVKNNIFGTKNIAEAADMFSVSHFVLVSTDKAVNPPNIMGATKRFAEMIVQNLAKTSETKFAAVRFGNVLGSRGSVVPLFKQQIAQGGPVTVTDPEMTRYFMTIPEASRLVIQAGTLAMGGEVFVLDMGEPVKIIDLAKNLIRLSGYREEEIEIKFSGIRPGEKLYEELLNESERQSEYVYPKIYVGKATPISELEMEYVLDKLLGMEIYELKATLIGIANRKVPEVKSKLLLFETEYS